One genomic segment of bacterium includes these proteins:
- the mnmE gene encoding tRNA uridine-5-carboxymethylaminomethyl(34) synthesis GTPase MnmE — protein sequence MNIQAKEDTIIAIATPPGVGAISIVRLSGPDSFRAVDAVFSGKIKLEDTKSHTIHYGNILDENEIVDDVLVSVFRAPNSYTGEDSIEINIHGSPFISQRIISLIIKNSDVRLAEPGEFTKRAFLNGRLDLAQAEAVADLINSRSSVSLMGARCQLNGLLSLKVANLRKMLVDVSSFIELELDFAEEQIEFIKKNQLIEKISEIIREIDELLKSYSYGKVVREGINVVIVGEPNVGKSSLLNYLLKESRAIVSNIPGTTRDTIREEISIDGFLFKLHDTAGIRESDQIIEKEGIERSREAIRTADLILFLGDVNVGFSKTLEKVIFKLNSNASIIRVLNKIDLENEKAYTGDFNISILEDAGVSNLLEGLKNYAKQDGVYTEKDALVTNIRHHNCLYRAKENLNNALLTLSSNLSGEFYSSDLRAAEDALAELIGEVRADDILDNIFAAFCIGK from the coding sequence ATGAATATTCAAGCAAAAGAAGATACAATTATAGCAATTGCTACACCGCCCGGAGTAGGTGCAATTTCGATCGTCAGATTAAGCGGGCCTGATTCATTCAGAGCGGTCGATGCGGTTTTTTCTGGGAAAATAAAACTTGAAGATACAAAATCTCATACGATTCACTACGGTAACATTCTCGATGAGAATGAAATTGTTGATGACGTTCTTGTTTCGGTTTTCAGAGCACCCAATTCGTATACTGGAGAGGATAGTATTGAAATAAATATACATGGTAGCCCCTTTATCTCACAGAGAATAATATCTCTGATCATTAAAAACTCAGATGTTCGTCTTGCTGAACCTGGAGAGTTTACAAAGAGAGCATTTTTAAATGGCAGATTAGATTTAGCTCAAGCTGAAGCAGTTGCCGATCTGATAAACTCAAGATCATCTGTTTCCTTGATGGGGGCCAGATGTCAGTTAAATGGTCTTCTTTCCTTGAAAGTTGCTAATTTGAGAAAAATGTTGGTTGATGTTTCCTCATTTATTGAACTTGAGCTTGATTTTGCAGAAGAACAAATTGAATTCATTAAGAAAAATCAGTTGATTGAAAAAATTAGTGAGATCATTAGAGAAATTGATGAGTTATTAAAGTCCTACTCATATGGAAAGGTAGTTCGAGAAGGAATTAATGTAGTCATTGTTGGAGAACCGAATGTAGGAAAATCCTCACTATTAAATTATTTATTAAAGGAATCAAGAGCTATAGTGAGTAACATTCCTGGAACAACTAGGGATACAATACGCGAGGAAATTTCGATTGATGGTTTTTTATTTAAGCTGCATGACACAGCAGGTATAAGAGAGTCTGACCAAATAATTGAAAAAGAGGGAATTGAAAGGTCCAGAGAAGCAATACGCACTGCGGATTTAATACTATTTTTAGGGGATGTAAATGTTGGATTTTCGAAAACTTTGGAGAAAGTGATTTTCAAATTAAATTCAAATGCCAGTATCATCCGCGTTTTGAATAAAATAGATCTGGAGAATGAAAAGGCTTATACAGGAGATTTCAATATTTCTATCCTAGAGGATGCAGGTGTTTCTAATCTTCTTGAAGGTTTGAAGAATTACGCGAAGCAAGATGGTGTTTATACAGAGAAGGATGCTTTAGTTACAAATATCAGACATCATAATTGTTTATATAGAGCAAAGGAAAATTTGAATAATGCATTGTTAACTTTATCTTCAAATTTAAGCGGTGAATTTTATTCAAGTGATTTAAGAGCAGCGGAAGACGCTCTAGCTGAATTAATCGGGGAGGTCAGAGCAGATGATATTTTAGATAATATTTTTGCAGCCTTTTGTATTGGGAAATGA
- a CDS encoding Hsp20/alpha crystallin family protein gives MAIIRFNPVRELLNVEREFNRMFKSFDDRFGLSKKEDSENGYENAVWMPLTDIFEDKDNYLIKADLPGMKKDDVKISFTDGQLSISGERVQEQESKDTKCHRIERTYGKYYRSFNLPKEIKEDKIKAEFKDGQLTITIPKAEEIKPKEIEIKVN, from the coding sequence ATGGCTATCATTAGATTTAATCCCGTGCGTGAGCTTTTAAATGTTGAAAGAGAGTTCAACAGAATGTTCAAATCATTTGACGATCGATTTGGTCTTTCAAAAAAAGAAGATTCTGAAAATGGTTATGAAAATGCTGTATGGATGCCATTAACAGATATCTTTGAGGATAAAGATAACTACTTGATCAAAGCTGATCTTCCAGGTATGAAAAAAGATGATGTTAAAATTTCTTTTACTGATGGACAGCTGAGTATCAGTGGTGAGAGAGTTCAGGAACAGGAATCGAAGGATACAAAGTGTCATCGAATTGAAAGAACTTATGGAAAGTATTACAGATCTTTCAATCTTCCAAAAGAAATTAAGGAAGACAAGATCAAAGCCGAATTCAAAGATGGTCAGCTAACGATTACTATTCCAAAAGCAGAAGAAATTAAACCAAAAGAGATCGAGATAAAAGTAAACTAA